The following coding sequences lie in one Fundulus heteroclitus isolate FHET01 chromosome 20, MU-UCD_Fhet_4.1, whole genome shotgun sequence genomic window:
- the LOC105933673 gene encoding ras association domain-containing protein 1 isoform X3, with translation MASEANSSEKTPSFEMTWGSSTSSGYCSEEDSDSEFEQYFTARTSFFPKTPKPNVTDNNVKKDEQIESGKQELTTAEILQKVREYNSQINSNLFMNMNKDGSYTGFVKVQFKLARPVSVPAPKKGGPDAGGRRASGVKRRTSFYLPKDASKHLHISSRTSAREVIEALLKKFTVVDNPGKFALFERSERHDQVYLRKLPDDERPLRLRLSAGPNEKVLSFVLKENETGEVNWHAFSMPELKNFLLILQREEEEHVKQIVQRYTVARTKMLEALSGSTPG, from the exons ATGGCAAGCGAGGCGAACAGTTCGGAAAAGACCCCCTCCTTCGAGATGACATGGGGCAGCTCCACCAGCAGCGGCTACTGCAGCGAGGAGGACTCCGACTCCGAGTTCGAGCAGTACTTCACCGCCCGGACATCCTTCTTCCCCAAAACCCCAAAGCCCAACGTTACCGATAACAACGTTAAGAAG GATGAACAGATTGAGTCTGGAAAACAGGAGCTGACCACTGCTGAAATTCTGCAGAAAGTGAGGGAATACAACTCCCAGATCAATAGCAATCTGTTCATGAACATG aACAAGGATGGTTCCTACACCGGTTTCGTGAAGGTACAATTCAAACTAGCACGGCCTGTGTCGGTTCCAGCGCCAAAGAAAGGAGGTCCTGATGCTGGAGGGAGGCGAGCCAGCGGGGTGAAGCGTCGCACCTCCTTCTACCTCCCGAAGGACGCCTCCAAGCATTTGCACATAAGTTCCCGAACATCTGCTCGCGAGGTCATCGAGGCTTTGCTGAAAAAGTTCACTGTGGTAGACAATCCCGGCAAGTTTGCACTGTTTGAGCGCAGCGAGCGCCACGACCAAG TATATCTCCGCAAGCTTCCCGATGACGAGCGGCCCCTCCGTTTACGCCTGAGTGCCGGGCCGAACGAGAAGGTCCTCAGCTTTGttctgaaagaaaatgaaactggTGAAGTGAAT TGGCATGCTTTCTCCATGCCCGAGCTGAAGAACTTCCTGCTCATCCTGCAGCGTGAAGAGGAGGAGCACGTCAAGCAGATCGTGCAGCGATACACCGTGGCTCGCACCAAGATGCTGGAGGCGCTGTCCGGCTCGACCCCGGGCTGA